The Arachis hypogaea cultivar Tifrunner chromosome 16, arahy.Tifrunner.gnm2.J5K5, whole genome shotgun sequence genome contains a region encoding:
- the LOC112697679 gene encoding NADH dehydrogenase [ubiquinone] iron-sulfur protein 7, mitochondrial, which yields MALMNRTATRLPQLLSPHRALSLHTTLPSLYAATNTTTPASYPRPSPPSTSSPPGISKTAEFVISKVDDLMNWARRGSIWPMTFGLACCAVEMMHTGASRYDLDRFGIIFRPSPRQSDCMIVAGTLTNKMAPALRKVYDQMPEPRWVISMGSCANGGGYYHYSYSVVRGCDRIVPVDIYVPGCPPTAEALLYGLLQLQKKINRRKDFLLWWTK from the exons ATGGCTCTCATGAACCGAACCGCCACGCGCCTCCCTCAACTCCTCTCACCACACCGCGCACTCTCTCTGCACACCACCCTCCCATCTCTCTACGCCGCCACCAACACCACGACCCCAGCCTCCTACCCCCGCCCGTCACCGCCATCGACCTCAAGCCCGCCGGGAATCTCGAAGACGGCGGAGTTCGTGATCTCGAAGGTGGATGACCTCATGAACTGGGCCCGGAGGGGATCGATCTGGCCGATGACGTTCGGACTGGCGTGCTGCGCCGTTGAGATGATGCACACCGGTGCCTCCAGATACGATCTTGATAGGTTTGGGATTATCTTCAGGCCAAGTCCTCGCCAATCTGATTGTATGATTGTTGCTGGAACTCTCACCAATAAGATGGCACCCGCTCTTCGCAA GGTTTATGACCAAATGCCTGAGCCTAGGTGGGTGATCTCTATGGGAAGCTGTGCCAACGGAGGTGGTTACTATCACTATTCCTACTCTGTTGTTCGCGGATGCGACAGGATTGTTCCTGTCGACATATATGTCCCAGGTTGCCCTCCAACTGCCGAAGCTCTACTCTATGGACTCCTCCAGCTGCAGAAGAAGATCAACAGGCGCAAGGACTTCCTCCTGTGGTGGACAAAGTGA
- the LOC112805964 gene encoding F-box protein At5g07610-like, which yields MNQSGEQRNTKLIRSTIEAIEGNDYLLTQILVRLPLRDVKTFKRVSKRWCSLISAPYFRHCHTTVKRRTSCLFLNPPINSPHRELNFFYLDQKTASFCPKILHLPRLHISQSCNGLMLIQSKDDTFIYNPTTGHKKPLPSPFPSFDESRFAYYYSLAFDPLRFLGYKLICIYHREYSKEDGYRTMIYSSESGAFWKHCGSSFSAPINMHFARGVYFKDSIYWIDRESKTTLRFDLNEECMKDDMPPLPQQHHRDDAAGYGYRCVLAPACGYMNSVGFDSKYRISIYRLKEVDYSSRWVLKHSVDLRRCINLRTVYQIIILRNYFNLGYACSILHLIEDGEDEMALLLQIPNKVIALRLKDNTCEDLLDFTRIKENFLHHCSPGFKGWYRAFGFIESLACV from the coding sequence atgaACCAAAGTGGAGAACAACGCAACACAAAGTTAATCCGTTCCACAATTGAAGCAATTGAAGGAAACGATTACTTACTCACTCAAATCCTTGTTCGTCTTCCTCTAAGAGATGTCAAAACCTTCAAACGTGTCTCCAAGCGGTGGTGCTCTCTCATCTCCGCCCCTTACTTCCGCCACTGCCACACCACCGTAAAACGAAGAACCTCCTGTTTGTTCTTAAATCCCCCCATCAACTCTCCACATCGGGAATTAAACTTCTTCTACTTGGATCAGAAAACAGCTTCGTTTTGCCCCAAAATCCTCCATCTGCCTCGTTTACATATATCACAATCTTGCAACGGCTTGATGCTTATCCAATCGAAGGACGACACGTTCATCTATAACCCTACCACCGGACACAAAAAACCCTTGCCTTCTCCCTTTCCATCGTTCGATGAATCACGTTTCGCGTATTACTATTCTCTGGCTTTTGATCCCCTGCGATTTCTTGGTTATAAGCTGATCTGCATTTATCATCGCGAGTATTCAAAAGAAGACGGTTACCGAACCATGATTTACTCCTCGGAATCCGGTGCCTTCTGGAAGCACTGCGGCTCTTCCTTTTCGGCTCCCATCAACATGCATTTTGCACGTGGTGTTTATTTCAAGGATTCAATTTACTGGATTGACAGGGAAAGTAAAACGACACTGCGTTTTGATCTGAACGAAGAGTGCATGAAGGATGACATGCCTCCCTTGCCGCAACAACATCATCGAGATGACGCTGCTGGTTACGGATATCGATGCGTTCTTGCACCGGCCTGTGGTTACATGAATTCAGTTGGATTTGACTCTAAGTACCGTATAAGCATCTACCGGTTGAAGGAAGTTGATTACTCATCACGGTGGGTTCTGAAGCATAGCGTTGATCTCCGACGATGTATAAATCTTCGAACTGTTTATCAGATAATAATTCTTAGAAACTACTTCAATTTAGGGTACGCATGCAGTATACTCCATCTCATTGAAGATGGTGAAGATGAAATGGCTTTGTTGTTGCAGATACCGAACAAAGTTATTGCTCTGCGGTTAAAGGATAATACCTGTGAAGATCTGTTGGACTTTACAAGAATCAAAGAAAATTTCCTCCATCATTGTTCCCCTGGATTCAAGGGTTGGTACAGAGCCTTTGGGTTCATTGAGAGCTTAGCTTGTGTTTAG